From Rubrivirga sp. SAORIC476, a single genomic window includes:
- the rpiB gene encoding ribose 5-phosphate isomerase B, with the protein MPRLVSERTVLDALAAGQSTLEVPAGALVTALARDTAKAQGLTFVTGSGASAPTPADPVRPPSAPVKTLAVGCDHGGFDIKDALVAHATSLGWTVTDVGTHSTDSVDYPDFAYAVARLVHLGRVQYGLMIDGVGVGSAMVANKVPGVRAALCPDVFSAYNAKAHNDANVLTLGSRTMGVEVCKRVLAEFLAVPFEGGRHAKRVAKILDVEARFLPGAEGTV; encoded by the coding sequence ATGCCGCGACTCGTCTCCGAACGCACCGTCCTCGACGCCCTCGCTGCGGGCCAGTCCACGCTGGAGGTGCCCGCGGGCGCCCTCGTGACGGCCCTCGCCCGCGACACGGCGAAGGCCCAGGGCCTCACCTTCGTCACCGGCTCCGGAGCCTCCGCCCCGACGCCCGCCGATCCGGTCCGCCCGCCGAGCGCGCCCGTGAAGACCCTCGCCGTCGGCTGCGACCACGGGGGGTTCGACATCAAGGATGCCCTCGTGGCCCACGCCACCAGCCTCGGGTGGACCGTCACCGACGTGGGCACGCACTCGACCGACAGCGTCGACTACCCCGACTTCGCGTACGCCGTCGCGCGGCTGGTCCACCTCGGGCGCGTGCAGTACGGCCTGATGATCGACGGCGTCGGCGTGGGGTCGGCGATGGTGGCCAACAAGGTGCCGGGCGTGCGGGCGGCGCTGTGCCCGGACGTGTTCTCGGCGTACAACGCGAAGGCGCACAACGACGCCAACGTGCTCACGCTCGGCAGCCGGACGATGGGCGTGGAGGTCTGCAAGCGCGTCCTGGCCGAGTTTCTGGCCGTCCCGTTCGAGGGCGGGCGCCACGCGAAGCGCGTCGCCAAGATCCTGGACGTCGAGGCGCGCTTCCTGCCCGGCGCGGAGGGCACAGTCTAG
- a CDS encoding amidohydrolase family protein — translation MPVRVCLAALAALLFFGPVRAQGVGAETPLRPVTGAAAITNARVVVAPGRVLERATVVVRDGRIVAVGPDVAVPFDADVVEGDSLTVYAGFVDAFSIAGVPKPADPEDYDGDRGAPPRALAGLTPERDVRDGFDATDARIGQLREVGFTAAHIAPRGGYFAGQGAVVLLREVGRMEAPEALVLTEPISFVAQIATARGVYPATPMGVLSEMRETVENARRRQAGRAAYDRAAEGAARPRFDPVLDAVTALLDGDRQLVFVADGWLDGFRALRASEEMGLTPVLAGIPDAAPLVARLQADDLAVFAPLALPDTVKADSTALAAALPTTSPGGASFVSNRRVRSYADAEAEVTALTVQRRAAVARAEGSPAVLAAAEVPFAFGTFEVKPADVHGNLRRMIAAGLMPEAALAALTTTPAEMLGLGREVGTVEAGKLANLVLTTGPLFADSTEIRHVFVEGVRTDIDEDDGPAGADPDAVVQALGTWDFEVATPGGTQSGTFTLTGTPDALTGEITTDETTPLASATLEGNALTMTFSSPDIGLVTVTGIITGDTFSGTADVGALGSFPMTGTRQPE, via the coding sequence ATGCCCGTTCGCGTCTGTCTCGCCGCCCTGGCGGCCCTGCTCTTCTTCGGCCCCGTCCGCGCCCAGGGTGTCGGCGCCGAGACGCCGCTCCGCCCGGTCACGGGCGCCGCAGCCATTACGAACGCCCGCGTGGTGGTCGCCCCCGGCCGGGTGCTGGAGCGCGCCACCGTCGTCGTCCGCGACGGGCGGATCGTGGCGGTCGGCCCCGACGTGGCCGTGCCCTTCGACGCCGACGTGGTCGAGGGCGACTCGCTGACCGTCTATGCAGGCTTCGTCGATGCCTTCAGCATCGCGGGCGTGCCCAAACCCGCCGACCCGGAGGACTACGACGGCGACCGCGGCGCCCCGCCGCGTGCCCTCGCTGGCCTGACGCCCGAGCGCGACGTGCGCGATGGGTTCGACGCCACCGACGCACGCATCGGGCAACTCCGCGAGGTCGGGTTCACGGCCGCTCACATCGCCCCGCGCGGTGGCTACTTCGCCGGTCAGGGCGCCGTGGTGCTGCTCCGCGAGGTCGGCCGGATGGAGGCACCCGAAGCGCTCGTGCTGACCGAGCCGATCAGCTTCGTGGCCCAGATCGCGACCGCGCGAGGCGTCTATCCCGCCACGCCGATGGGGGTGCTCTCGGAGATGCGGGAGACGGTCGAGAACGCCCGCCGGCGCCAGGCCGGCCGGGCCGCCTACGACCGCGCTGCCGAGGGCGCCGCGCGGCCTCGCTTCGACCCCGTGCTGGACGCCGTCACGGCCCTGCTCGACGGCGACCGCCAGCTGGTGTTCGTGGCCGACGGCTGGCTCGACGGTTTCCGCGCGCTGCGGGCGTCTGAGGAGATGGGCCTGACGCCTGTCCTCGCGGGCATCCCCGACGCCGCGCCCCTCGTCGCCCGCCTCCAGGCCGACGACCTCGCGGTGTTCGCGCCCCTCGCCCTGCCCGACACCGTCAAGGCCGACAGCACGGCGCTCGCCGCCGCCCTCCCGACCACCTCGCCGGGCGGCGCCTCGTTCGTGTCCAACCGCCGCGTGCGCTCCTACGCCGACGCCGAGGCCGAGGTCACCGCACTCACGGTCCAGCGCCGCGCTGCGGTCGCGCGGGCCGAGGGCAGCCCGGCCGTGCTCGCCGCCGCCGAGGTCCCGTTCGCCTTCGGCACCTTCGAGGTCAAGCCCGCCGACGTCCACGGCAACCTGCGCCGGATGATCGCGGCAGGCCTCATGCCGGAGGCCGCGCTGGCCGCGCTCACCACCACGCCCGCCGAGATGCTCGGCCTCGGGCGCGAGGTGGGCACGGTCGAGGCCGGCAAGCTGGCCAACCTCGTGCTCACGACCGGCCCTCTCTTCGCGGACTCGACGGAGATCCGTCACGTGTTCGTCGAGGGCGTCCGCACCGACATCGATGAGGACGACGGCCCGGCGGGCGCCGACCCCGACGCCGTCGTCCAGGCCCTCGGCACGTGGGACTTCGAGGTCGCCACGCCGGGCGGCACGCAGTCCGGCACGTTCACGCTCACCGGCACGCCGGATGCACTCACGGGCGAGATCACGACCGACGAGACGACCCCGCTCGCGTCGGCCACGCTGGAGGGCAACGCCCTCACGATGACGTTCTCGTCCCCCGACATCGGCCTGGTCACTGTCACCGGCATCATCACCGGCGACACCTTCTCCGGCACCGCCGACGTCGGCGCGCTGGGGTCCTTCCCGATGACCGGCACTCGCCAGCCCGAGTAG
- a CDS encoding amidohydrolase — protein MIRTLLFTLLAVAATAQTPLDLPPADARGSVLLRGGTVHTVTGGTLEAIDILVTDGRIARIGQGLEAPRGVTVVDVTGRHVTPGIIDAHSHIALSSVNEASNPIVAEVQMRDALDPADVGIYRALAGGVTTIHTMHGSANPVGGENETIKLRWGTLDPDGLLFEGAPRTIKFALGENPTRVHGRGRGIRPATRMGIEQVYREAFTEARAYRAAQDAAREARQPLPPIDRRLETLADILSGDVLVHCHSYRADEILMLMRVFEDFGIERLTFQHANEAFKVAPELAAFGAGASVFSDWASYKFEVYYSSAYNATVLTRNDVRTSINSDDAGLLRYLTHEAAKTQRYGGLSDDEALALVTLNPAWQLGIDDRVGSIEVGKDADLAVFTDHPLSIYARVDLTYVDGVARFDRARDGDDQRLFVDPEEEVMALPSRSDAHSASCMLGTDLYELAAGE, from the coding sequence ATGATCCGCACCCTCCTCTTCACGCTCCTCGCCGTCGCCGCGACGGCACAGACGCCGCTCGACCTGCCCCCGGCGGATGCCCGTGGCAGCGTACTGCTGCGCGGCGGCACCGTCCACACGGTCACCGGCGGGACGCTGGAGGCCATCGACATCCTGGTCACGGACGGGCGGATCGCCCGGATCGGGCAGGGCCTGGAGGCTCCGCGCGGCGTGACAGTGGTCGACGTGACCGGCCGCCACGTCACGCCCGGCATCATCGACGCGCACAGCCACATCGCGCTGTCGTCGGTGAACGAGGCCAGCAACCCGATCGTGGCCGAGGTCCAGATGCGCGACGCGCTCGACCCGGCGGACGTCGGCATCTACCGCGCGCTGGCGGGCGGCGTGACGACGATCCACACCATGCACGGCTCGGCGAACCCCGTCGGCGGCGAGAACGAGACCATCAAGCTCCGCTGGGGCACGCTGGACCCGGACGGGCTCCTGTTCGAGGGCGCCCCGCGCACCATCAAGTTCGCCCTCGGCGAGAACCCGACGCGCGTCCACGGCCGGGGCCGCGGCATCCGCCCGGCGACGCGGATGGGCATCGAGCAGGTCTACCGCGAGGCGTTCACCGAGGCCCGCGCCTACCGCGCCGCGCAGGACGCCGCCCGCGAAGCCCGCCAGCCGCTGCCGCCCATCGACCGTCGCCTGGAGACCCTCGCCGACATCCTCTCTGGCGACGTGCTCGTCCACTGCCACAGCTACCGCGCCGACGAGATCCTGATGCTGATGCGCGTCTTCGAGGACTTCGGCATCGAGCGGCTCACGTTCCAGCACGCCAACGAGGCGTTCAAGGTGGCCCCCGAGCTGGCCGCCTTCGGCGCGGGCGCGAGCGTGTTCTCGGACTGGGCGAGCTACAAGTTCGAGGTCTACTACTCGTCCGCCTACAACGCGACGGTCCTCACACGGAACGACGTCCGCACCTCCATCAACTCGGACGACGCCGGGCTGCTCCGCTACCTGACCCACGAGGCGGCCAAGACGCAGCGCTACGGCGGCCTGAGCGATGACGAGGCGCTGGCGCTCGTCACCCTCAACCCGGCTTGGCAGCTCGGCATCGACGACCGCGTCGGGAGCATCGAGGTGGGCAAGGACGCCGACCTCGCCGTGTTCACCGACCACCCGCTCTCGATCTACGCCCGCGTGGACCTGACGTACGTCGACGGCGTCGCGCGCTTCGACCGCGCCCGCGACGGCGACGACCAGCGCCTGTTCGTCGACCCCGAGGAGGAAGTGATGGCGCTGCCGTCGCGCTCCGACGCCCACTCGGCCTCGTGCATGCTCGGCACCGACCTGTACGAACTCGCCGCCGGTGAGTGA
- a CDS encoding amidohydrolase family protein has protein sequence MRSLLLTLAVLVALPASAQGAQYRAQTGTFALTGCRIETVTNGVIERGTVVIEGGQITAVGTASAPAGAIAVPCAGGTVYPGMIDAGTRLGLVEVGSVEETQDVDEVGDVTPQMRALTAVNPSTIHVPITRVSGVTTTLSVPEGAMMPGTAALVNLHGYTPEQMAAGFEGVVLNFPLSGRRGRFDRREQSAIDEATKKAMEALDEVWEQALLYARIDSARAGRGAMPYQPEMAALLPVVRGEQALLVEANAAADIVKAIEWLDGKGVRAILTGAAEGWRVADRIAEAGLSVITGPVTGLPTRASDRYDRTYQNAALMAQAGIRVALRTDDRMQNYRNLPFHAGFAVAYGQEVGFDRQAALEAITINPARILGVDDRLGSIEVGKSATLFIADGDPFEPATSITAVFIDGYQIPLVSRQTELFDEYLRRDPGLSMDGE, from the coding sequence ATGCGCTCTCTCCTCCTCACCCTCGCCGTTCTGGTCGCCCTGCCCGCCTCGGCGCAGGGCGCGCAGTACCGCGCGCAGACGGGCACGTTCGCGCTCACCGGCTGCCGCATCGAGACGGTCACCAACGGCGTGATCGAACGCGGGACAGTCGTCATCGAAGGCGGACAGATCACGGCCGTCGGCACGGCCAGCGCCCCGGCAGGAGCCATCGCGGTGCCCTGTGCTGGCGGCACCGTTTACCCTGGGATGATCGATGCTGGGACGCGGCTCGGACTGGTCGAGGTCGGCTCCGTGGAGGAGACGCAGGACGTGGACGAGGTCGGTGACGTGACGCCCCAGATGCGGGCGCTGACCGCCGTCAACCCCTCCACCATCCACGTGCCGATCACGCGCGTCTCCGGCGTCACGACCACGCTGTCGGTGCCCGAGGGCGCCATGATGCCGGGCACGGCGGCGCTCGTCAACCTGCACGGCTACACGCCGGAGCAGATGGCAGCGGGCTTCGAGGGCGTCGTGCTCAACTTCCCGCTCTCCGGCCGCCGCGGACGGTTCGACCGCCGCGAGCAGTCGGCCATCGACGAGGCGACCAAGAAGGCCATGGAGGCGCTGGACGAGGTCTGGGAGCAGGCTCTGCTGTACGCGCGCATCGACTCGGCGCGGGCGGGCCGCGGCGCGATGCCGTACCAGCCCGAGATGGCGGCGCTGCTGCCGGTCGTCCGGGGCGAGCAGGCGCTTCTGGTGGAGGCCAACGCGGCGGCTGACATCGTGAAGGCCATCGAGTGGCTCGACGGCAAGGGCGTCCGCGCGATCCTGACGGGCGCCGCCGAGGGCTGGCGCGTGGCCGACCGCATCGCCGAGGCGGGGCTCTCCGTCATCACCGGCCCTGTCACCGGCCTGCCGACGCGCGCCAGCGACCGCTACGACCGGACCTATCAGAACGCGGCCCTCATGGCGCAGGCGGGCATCCGCGTCGCCCTTCGCACCGACGACCGGATGCAGAACTACCGCAACCTGCCCTTCCACGCGGGCTTTGCGGTGGCCTACGGGCAGGAGGTCGGCTTCGACCGTCAGGCGGCGCTGGAGGCCATCACCATCAACCCCGCCCGCATCCTCGGCGTGGACGACCGGCTCGGCAGCATCGAGGTCGGCAAGAGCGCGACGCTGTTCATCGCCGACGGCGACCCGTTCGAGCCCGCCACATCGATCACGGCGGTGTTCATCGACGGCTACCAGATCCCGCTCGTGAGCCGCCAGACGGAGCTGTTCGACGAGTACCTCCGTCGGGACCCGGGCCTGTCGATGGACGGCGAGTAG
- a CDS encoding triacylglycerol lipase has product MADPVLLFHGLGRTGLSMLPMARALRRAGFDPHVVDYPSRKHAIGALVETIVSPTVDAALADADRVHFVTHSLGGVLVRAFAAGRADAGTPLPDGSRAVMLAPPHGGSEVADALGDRLPFRATLGPALGELGTGDASVPIGLGPLRGVEAGVIAGTRTFFPFGRLFSGPYDGLVSVESAHAPDGLADRAVVPKTHAMMMMSPLVIGLTIRFLRTGQFAESGDA; this is encoded by the coding sequence ATGGCCGACCCCGTCCTCCTGTTCCACGGCCTCGGCCGAACCGGCCTGTCGATGCTGCCGATGGCCCGCGCGCTGCGCCGGGCGGGCTTCGACCCGCACGTGGTGGACTATCCGTCCCGGAAGCACGCCATCGGCGCCCTCGTCGAGACCATCGTCTCGCCAACGGTCGACGCCGCGCTGGCCGACGCCGATCGGGTCCACTTCGTGACGCACTCGCTGGGCGGCGTGCTCGTCCGCGCCTTCGCCGCAGGCCGTGCCGACGCCGGGACGCCCCTCCCGGACGGCTCGCGGGCCGTCATGCTGGCGCCCCCCCACGGCGGCTCCGAGGTCGCCGACGCGCTCGGCGACCGGCTGCCCTTCCGCGCCACCCTCGGCCCGGCACTGGGTGAACTGGGCACCGGGGACGCCAGCGTGCCCATCGGCCTCGGCCCCCTCCGCGGCGTCGAGGCGGGCGTGATCGCGGGCACCCGGACCTTCTTCCCGTTCGGCCGTCTCTTCTCTGGCCCCTACGACGGCCTCGTCTCGGTCGAGAGCGCCCACGCGCCCGACGGGCTGGCAGACCGCGCGGTGGTCCCGAAGACCCACGCGATGATGATGATGTCGCCGCTGGTGATCGGGCTTACGATTCGCTTCCTGCGGACGGGCCAGTTCGCGGAGTCGGGGGATGCCTGA
- a CDS encoding beta-ketoacyl-ACP synthase III, which yields MTRKHASLIGWGHYAPENVVTNADLEKIVDTSDEWIKSRSGIERRHFVSEDQATSDLSIEAGRRALEMSGVAPEDVDLVIVATSSPDYLTPPVSSQVQHGLGCVNAGAFAMMVGCTGFVYGLVTADQFIQTGAYKTILVVGAEVISKNLDMTDRTTCVLFGDGAGAVVLQATDAPCGVRSFELGSDGSQAEALIAPCPGTRNPVSQYAVDNRTHYLRMDGRAVFKFATRTMTESLQRVMGKAGVGVDDVDLFIPHQANARIIEYAAKTLALPPEKVVMNVADYGNTSAATIPIALSEALTAGRAEAGDTLALVGFGAGLTWAACLFDLGPLVGTARASHEATEATSGDGATVDSVIDDRGVVDGLIA from the coding sequence ATGACCCGGAAGCACGCCTCCTTGATCGGATGGGGCCACTACGCCCCCGAAAACGTCGTCACCAACGCCGACCTGGAGAAGATCGTCGACACCTCGGACGAGTGGATCAAGTCCCGGTCGGGCATCGAGCGGCGACACTTCGTGAGTGAGGATCAGGCCACGAGCGACCTCAGCATCGAGGCCGGGCGGCGGGCGCTGGAGATGTCGGGCGTCGCGCCCGAAGACGTGGACCTCGTCATCGTGGCCACCTCCAGCCCGGATTACCTCACGCCGCCGGTGTCGAGCCAGGTCCAGCACGGGCTCGGCTGCGTCAACGCGGGCGCGTTCGCGATGATGGTCGGCTGCACGGGCTTCGTGTACGGCCTCGTCACGGCTGATCAGTTCATCCAGACGGGCGCCTACAAGACGATCCTGGTCGTCGGCGCGGAGGTGATCTCGAAGAACCTCGACATGACCGACCGGACGACGTGCGTGCTGTTCGGCGACGGCGCGGGCGCCGTCGTGCTGCAGGCCACCGACGCCCCGTGCGGCGTCCGCTCGTTCGAACTCGGCTCGGACGGCTCGCAGGCCGAGGCACTCATCGCGCCCTGCCCCGGCACGCGGAATCCCGTCTCGCAGTACGCCGTCGACAACCGGACGCACTACCTCCGCATGGACGGCCGCGCGGTGTTCAAGTTCGCGACGCGGACCATGACGGAGTCGCTGCAGCGCGTGATGGGCAAGGCGGGCGTCGGTGTGGACGACGTGGACCTGTTCATCCCGCACCAGGCCAACGCGCGCATCATCGAGTACGCCGCCAAGACGCTCGCGCTGCCGCCGGAGAAGGTGGTGATGAACGTGGCCGACTACGGCAACACGTCGGCGGCGACCATCCCGATCGCGCTGAGCGAGGCGCTGACGGCGGGCCGCGCCGAGGCGGGCGACACGCTGGCGCTGGTCGGCTTCGGCGCCGGGCTGACGTGGGCCGCCTGTCTCTTCGACCTCGGCCCGCTCGTGGGGACGGCCCGCGCGTCCCATGAGGCCACCGAGGCGACCTCGGGCGACGGCGCGACCGTCGACTCGGTGATCGACGACCGGGGTGTGGTGGACGGCCTGATCGCCTGA
- a CDS encoding choice-of-anchor B family protein: MRFLVAAALAALLVAPASAQQLDLIGVVELPTIPRPGADEPRPEGAMGIPDVVGGSDVWAYTANDGSEYAIMGNVEGIAIVAVPSLEVVAQIPGPTLNAPFYWRDIKTYGSFAYISTEAYGQSEGLQVIDLRGLPHHAEEIAVVRGQNDRLVSSHNLSIDTATGYAYMLNSDGNQIIMIDLSDPIRPVDIGAVPVPDSHDVFARNDTLFVAEGRAPTFSMWDVSNKTTPTLISRVSVPSPGYVHNIWPTDDGMYALTTEETVDKTVKVWDLSDSENPTLVGDWLGSSRIAHNVQVDGDYAFVSHYASGMYILDITDIENPVEVARYDTHPDNDDAAFYGNWGVSLPSPGGYLYTSDLEGTLTVLKWDPSAPNM; this comes from the coding sequence ATGCGTTTCCTCGTCGCCGCGGCCCTCGCCGCCCTCCTCGTCGCGCCCGCCAGCGCGCAGCAGCTCGACCTCATCGGCGTCGTCGAGCTTCCGACCATCCCCCGCCCCGGCGCCGACGAGCCCCGCCCCGAGGGCGCGATGGGCATCCCGGACGTGGTCGGCGGCTCCGACGTGTGGGCCTACACGGCCAACGACGGCTCGGAGTATGCCATCATGGGCAACGTCGAGGGCATCGCCATCGTGGCCGTGCCGAGCCTGGAGGTCGTCGCCCAGATCCCGGGCCCGACCCTGAACGCGCCCTTCTACTGGCGCGACATCAAGACCTACGGCTCCTTCGCCTACATCTCGACCGAGGCCTACGGCCAGAGCGAGGGCCTTCAGGTGATCGACCTGCGCGGGCTGCCGCACCACGCCGAAGAGATCGCGGTCGTCCGCGGCCAGAATGATCGGCTCGTGTCCTCGCACAACCTCTCGATCGACACGGCGACGGGCTACGCGTACATGCTCAACTCGGACGGCAACCAGATCATCATGATCGACCTGTCCGACCCGATCCGCCCGGTCGACATCGGCGCGGTGCCCGTGCCGGACTCCCACGACGTGTTCGCGCGCAACGACACGCTCTTCGTCGCCGAGGGCCGCGCGCCCACCTTCTCGATGTGGGACGTGAGCAACAAGACCACCCCGACGCTCATCTCGCGCGTCAGCGTGCCGTCGCCGGGCTACGTCCACAACATCTGGCCGACGGACGATGGGATGTACGCCCTCACCACCGAGGAGACGGTCGACAAGACGGTCAAGGTGTGGGACCTCTCCGACTCCGAGAACCCGACGCTGGTCGGCGACTGGCTCGGCTCCAGCCGGATCGCGCACAACGTCCAGGTTGACGGCGACTACGCGTTCGTGTCGCACTACGCGTCCGGGATGTACATCCTCGACATCACCGACATCGAGAACCCGGTCGAGGTGGCACGCTACGACACGCACCCCGACAACGACGACGCAGCGTTTTACGGCAACTGGGGCGTCTCGCTGCCGTCGCCGGGCGGCTACCTGTACACGAGCGACCTGGAAGGCACGCTGACGGTCCTGAAGTGGGACCCGTCCGCCCCCAACATGTAG
- a CDS encoding TrkA family potassium uptake protein encodes MIRPGDWVRARSGATREIAIGTLAVGALLGLGTAGYMLIEGWSPMDAFYMTAITLTTIGFGEVQPLSDAGRVFTAALAFIGIGTFATIASRVVQILVTSDAIRQRTMQRRIARLSGHYVIAGYGRLGQRIARDLAAAGRDFVVIDRRDDRAVQLDEAGYAYVQEDAAEEDALRAAGLERAAGLVLVLPEDAANVFVALTAREIRDDEGLFIVARTNEQTSLNKLLRAGADKVISPLEIGADRIAQTILRPRVDRFMEQVLGVEALDFDLEEVTVEAGSLLDGRSLSEVDFRRRFDAVVVGVLRAATGEWRFNPDAQLPLASGDALIVLATAEQIRKIRTEGAQAR; translated from the coding sequence GTGATCCGCCCCGGCGACTGGGTCCGCGCTCGGTCCGGGGCGACCCGCGAGATCGCCATCGGGACGCTCGCCGTCGGGGCGCTGTTGGGCCTCGGGACGGCCGGCTACATGCTCATCGAGGGCTGGTCCCCGATGGACGCCTTCTACATGACGGCCATCACGCTGACCACCATCGGGTTCGGCGAGGTGCAGCCCCTCTCCGACGCCGGGCGCGTGTTCACGGCCGCGCTCGCCTTCATCGGCATCGGTACGTTTGCCACCATCGCCTCGCGCGTCGTTCAGATCCTCGTCACCAGCGACGCCATTCGTCAGCGGACCATGCAGCGCCGGATCGCCCGCCTCTCGGGCCACTACGTCATCGCCGGGTACGGCCGCCTCGGGCAGCGCATCGCACGCGACCTGGCCGCCGCCGGGCGCGACTTCGTGGTGATCGACCGCCGCGACGACCGGGCCGTGCAACTCGACGAGGCGGGCTACGCCTACGTACAGGAGGACGCCGCCGAGGAGGACGCGCTCCGCGCCGCCGGGCTGGAGCGCGCCGCCGGGCTCGTGCTTGTGCTCCCCGAGGACGCCGCCAACGTGTTCGTCGCGCTGACGGCCCGCGAGATCCGTGACGACGAGGGCCTGTTCATCGTCGCCCGGACCAACGAGCAGACGTCGCTCAACAAGCTCCTCCGCGCGGGCGCCGACAAGGTGATCTCGCCGCTGGAGATTGGCGCCGACCGCATCGCGCAGACCATCCTCCGGCCCCGCGTGGATCGCTTCATGGAGCAGGTCCTCGGCGTCGAGGCGCTCGACTTCGACCTGGAGGAGGTCACCGTCGAGGCGGGCAGCCTCCTCGACGGGCGCTCCCTCTCCGAGGTCGACTTCCGGCGCCGCTTCGACGCCGTCGTGGTGGGCGTCCTGCGCGCGGCCACCGGCGAGTGGCGCTTCAACCCGGACGCCCAGCTCCCGCTCGCATCCGGCGACGCGCTCATCGTGCTCGCGACCGCCGAGCAGATCCGCAAGATCCGCACCGAGGGCGCGCAGGCGAGGTAG
- a CDS encoding L,D-transpeptidase, protein MRALAAAFFLAALASAPAVAQSSADLAADAAISADFAQDGNVTYFSQSWLVDTMNRRTSESIRDVPRVYYDYYVVPQGQNRLEARLSLYRRYGGDRDVIKPLLWLLNRNDLENLSPGDTLVVPTHFGLDFRAYAPFPRYYPGARDIGKVVILDKNVQAWGAYENGELARWGIINTGVESARTPSGRFNVNWQQEYRVSTLSPGYGSSAPDAELWEMYWVMNLHEQRGIHMHQYALPTSGPASHGCIRMLEPDAQWLYNWVDTWEVENQRDPISSVGARIKEQGTMVLIIGEDISEPPQPFLHREQYPVIRMVNLPPDPYQVPPGTDQQRAFDRLAGRR, encoded by the coding sequence ATGCGTGCCCTCGCCGCCGCCTTCTTCCTCGCCGCGCTCGCGTCCGCTCCGGCCGTCGCCCAGAGCAGCGCCGACCTCGCCGCTGACGCCGCCATCTCGGCCGACTTCGCGCAGGACGGCAACGTGACCTACTTCAGCCAGTCCTGGCTCGTCGACACGATGAACCGGCGTACGTCGGAGTCCATCCGCGACGTGCCGCGCGTGTACTACGACTACTACGTCGTGCCGCAGGGCCAGAACCGGCTGGAGGCGCGGCTGTCGCTGTACCGCCGCTACGGCGGCGACCGCGACGTGATCAAGCCGCTGCTGTGGCTCCTCAACCGCAACGACCTCGAGAACCTCAGCCCCGGCGACACGCTCGTGGTGCCGACCCACTTCGGACTCGACTTCCGGGCCTACGCGCCGTTCCCGCGCTACTACCCCGGCGCGCGAGACATCGGCAAGGTGGTCATCCTCGACAAGAACGTCCAGGCCTGGGGCGCCTACGAGAACGGCGAGCTCGCCCGCTGGGGCATCATCAACACCGGCGTCGAGAGCGCGCGGACGCCGAGCGGGCGCTTCAACGTCAACTGGCAGCAGGAGTACCGCGTGAGCACGCTCAGCCCAGGCTATGGCTCCTCGGCCCCTGACGCCGAGCTGTGGGAGATGTACTGGGTGATGAACCTCCACGAGCAGCGCGGCATCCACATGCACCAGTACGCCCTGCCCACCTCGGGCCCGGCGTCGCACGGCTGCATCCGGATGCTGGAGCCGGACGCGCAGTGGCTCTACAACTGGGTCGACACGTGGGAGGTCGAGAACCAGCGCGACCCGATCTCGTCGGTCGGCGCCCGCATCAAGGAGCAGGGCACGATGGTGCTCATCATCGGCGAGGACATCTCGGAGCCGCCGCAGCCGTTCCTGCACCGCGAGCAGTACCCGGTCATCCGCATGGTGAACCTGCCGCCAGACCCCTACCAGGTCCCGCCGGGCACCGACCAGCAGCGCGCCTTCGACCGCCTCGCCGGCCGCCGCTAG